One Psilocybe cubensis strain MGC-MH-2018 chromosome 9, whole genome shotgun sequence genomic window, TACCCCACACTCACAGATTCTGTAATCCACTGAATGTAATGCCATCTCCATGCGATCCGGGGCTCAAAATTGTCTCTGCTGTCGTGCCGTTTACAAAGTGTCTTGCAATCATTCGGGTCCACGCGTCCGTTAGCGTTACCGGGAAGCCCGCGGAAGCCTTTGGCACGAGCTCACTGAGCACCGCCTGGAAGTACGCGCTATTCTGCGCATCATCTGCTCCTGGGGCAATAATATCAAAGGCGCTAAGGAACCCACCAAAGTGGGAATTTGACGCCGGCGCGTTGGGAAAAAATACAAGCTCAGGAATGGTAGGAAAGTTGGCTTGCACCAGTGCAGTGGTGAACCAACCTCCGCCTGAGAGCCCAGCCAAGTAGGTAGCGGCCTGAAGCAGTCCGTTAGATCCCGTAGGATTTGTTGTATTCCGGCCATCAATTGCAGTAAGCACGCCTGCAGCAAAGTAGGCTGCCCTCAAGCCTCCACCAGAGAGTGCAATGCCGAGCCTGGGCAGGTCAGCAGGACGTGTGGGAATGAAGGGCTGTTTTGGTTGTTTTGGGTCAAGGATTTCTGACACATACGAAGGGAGTTTGACACCAAGTGGCAGCGCAGCACGGACAGAGGTAAGATACGCTTTCCATGCGTCTGGGAGGACGCTTTGCATGCGCCCGTCGACATAAGCACGTTCTTCAGCGGAGAGAACGGGTGCTCCTGCAGAACCAGCTGACCTGACCAGATTGCGGGGGCAAGTGACCTTGGAAGGACCAGTCTGAGAGAGAGCAAGAGGGAAAACGGATAGGAGAGTGAAGAAGAGCGCAGCACAGCGAATAAGCTGTGGCGGAGCCATCGTGGTAGGCAAATAGAAATGTTTCTAGAGGCTGCTAGCTATATCTTTTCCAAAGGCATGGTCTTGACGGCCCTGCGAATCGCAACACATGATGACGAGTCCATCGTATCCGAATGTCAGCGCTAAGGTTTGCAACGTTCACGTCATGCCGGTATAATTAGTTTGAGAACTGCGGCCCGACGTCtgttcctgatattttcTCCCATACATACTCATACCAGTCTCAGGCTTAGACAGCTAACAGAAGATGGTGCCTATTCGGGAAATTCTCAACGCCACCATGCATGCACTTGAAGGCGATTAATTAAAGCGCGACCTATTTGCACAAGGATACAGGATGCAAGAAAAATAGCACGAGTTAATAGTGGCCCTCACTGCTGGCAACTGCTGTTTATTGTAAAATAAGATATAATTCGCTCAGACTACATTGCACTTTTTGGGATATGTCAATTTTGGCTGGAATggagaaaggaaagagaggTGGTAGAATATTCGTGGATTCAAAATGTTCCGTGGGTGCGTAGGGCTTTGGCGGTGGTCAGGAACGACCAAGTGAAGGTCATGAGAAGTGACCGAATTCGAAGCAAGATACTACACAAAAACGCGAGTGGTGAGGAAACGAAAACGAGGAGAAGTACCAAACACTGGAAAAAGGAGAGGAGGGTGTGATCAAAAGAAGTTTCTCAGAGACGAAGCGAGGAGGAAGGACGAGAGGAGACTGGACGAGTATGAAGACGAGCggggaggagaggaaaaTACGAGGACAACTTTATTATGTAGATGTATTCAAATATTAAAGCATCAACCGAAGAAAGCATGACCATTTGACTCCGTTTTCATgggacccgggaagctcccgtACAGGCATGTCCGgattttcgcggatttgagggcgccGCAGGAGAATCCATTCTATCTGGCGCCGCAGGCAAAATTTTGGCCAAACAAAGTCCGGTTTGGCAGATTTGAGGCCcatattttaaaaaaacttCTGTAGTAATTGTTCAAAGGCGGCATGCCGCAACCATTTTTTTCCCAGATGCAGCTAATTGTTGGTCAAATTTGGGGACGGGATCTTAaaggggagcttcccgggtcctgttttcattctccgccgGAGCTCTCCCGAACATCTGGAGCCGAGTTACAGCGAGTTACCTATCGATACGAGTCTCGTTAGTCTCGTTCCCAGGGCACGATCTCCCCTCCTGCAAGAGGCCTGGGactaatactaatagtaatagGCGGAGGTCAAAgtcggagtcaaaaattgcaaaaatTCTGCAAAATTTGATCGGGGAGAGCGCATGTTGCCGAGAAGCTTACATGGTCAATCTTTCTCACGAATTCATTTCTGCCGCGTCTCCACCACCTTGCCACCCACTGCTCCTGATATTATGGATCCAAGTGGTCGAGCCCCACAATTTCTTACATTGTTGTTTGGAGTCATTCCGGAAATTGGAACAGAATGACGACATCCGGGGGTCGTAAAATTATTTGACTTCATTCTTGACGATTAGGCAGCGCCAGTTAGTGTCTCTATAAAATCTGGTTTAGCTTTTACAATGGTGAACATATTCTTCTTCAGGAAAGCACCGTGCATATCTCCAATATGAAGTTGGCAGTATCTCTCGAAGCGCTAGCACTTCTTGTCTCCTCCGCAATGCAGGCTGTCTCTGGAGCTACTCTAGCCTCTTCTGCATTATCCATAATAAGCACCGCAACGAATCCAAGCCTAACTTCACAACTCTCCAGTGCAACAGAATCTGCCACACCACCAGCCAGGACTTCAATCTTCACGAGTGTGGGATTTCCTACACCCGTTTCTTCCTCCATAGTACCTCCGGAATCTGGGAAGCCTGACCCGCTTGCCCCCCCAGGCGGACTAAACACAAATGGAACGCTGCCTTTCTATCACCCCCTCAGTGATTTTGACTTTCAATCTCTAGTACGTTATATGTTTCCTCCATTCAGTCGCGCATTTTTTCATCATCGACGTACATTATAGAACCTTGCACTTAATCAAGAATGGATAGAGTTGGACCTTTTTCACCACGGACTTGCTCAATTCTCCGATGAGGagtttgctgctgctggtatAAACGCAGAGGAACGCGCACTGATTGCGTACATGGGAAATCAAGAAATTGGCCACGCGCGCCTCATTCAAAATATGCTTGGTCCAAATAACTCCGCCAAACCATGCACGTATCAGTACCCCTTTACCACTGTTCGCGAGTTCCTCGATTTCAGTCAGCAAGTGACCCGCTGGGGGGAAGCCGGTACAATCGGATTCATACCTCACCTTAACTCACGCGACTCGGCGCAGATGCTATTGCAGACAGTGACAACGGAAGCGAGACAGCAGATGGCGTTCAGGCAGCTCGAGGGCCTCTTCCCAATGCCAGTCGACTTCCAGACTGGGATCACGCAGAGCATGACCTGGACGTTGCTCGCACCCCATTTGGTGAGCTGCCCAGCAGAGAACCCAAGGATTAACTGGCAAAACTTCCCGGCGTTGAATGTCACTGTGGGTTTTATTATGATGAGGCTCAAATTAACTCCAACTTACAAAAATATGTGTGCTTTAGAATGCTCCAGACCCCACCCCGTTGTTTAACAACACCTCCGTTGGAGCTGATAACTCAACTTCATCCGGAAATGACACCACGCCAGCGATTACGCACAACAGTACCAATCCGCTATCGTTCCCGGGGCGCGAAGTATTCCTTAGCTGGGAGCTTCCTGGAAAGACAGTTGGGCCTAACAATAGCTATAACACGACTACCGCTGCTGGGCCTGCCAAGGTTCGTCGATTTTACCACTATCTTTACATTCGATATGCTGACCATGTTGATAATGTGCAGTTCGCTGCTTGGATATCACAACTCAATACAACCTACACCTTGCTCACTGACGTGAATGGAACAACTGCAAAAACTACGCAGCCCTCGGGGTTTGTTTTAGGCGATGGAACATCGCCAATCTTTAACGGAACTTTGTGCGATGCATTTTTCCTGGTACTATAATCCCAAATTACTAACGTTATTTATCTTTTTTTCAGATTCATCCTGGTGACCGACGCCAACGTCACTGTTACGCCGTCTAATGTTACGGCCATTAACCCTCATATTGTTGCTGGGCCTGCTGTTTACACCGCTGGTTAAATCCCAGTCCCAGCGTGATATGTCCTTGTTGACTCTTACTAATTAATTTATGAACCCCGTACTTCATGTAAACCTTAATTGCCCAGTTCAAAGATGGCCTTCAGACCTAATAATATAGTTGGCATCGGCGATGTCACCAACATATTCGTAAGACCTGATGAGATCCAGCTGCCCCCCAATCTGTCTACTCGCTCATATCCGACCTGTCACTAATTTCCTCGTGATTTCCGCCAGTTTCTTTTTCACTAGACTGTTCTGGTTCCTTCTGGATCTTGTTTATCCAGTAATCATCACCGTATCCCAACGTCAGCTCCTCCCCAGCCGCAACATTCGTAACTGTTTGCATGAAAGGTATGATCAGCTATACTGTCCGAGCCTTATATGAAACGCATAATTACGAGTTTCAATGACAATGCGGGGCGCAAAGTCCACAATCATCACTGTACAGAGTTTAAAGTCAGAAATGACAAGAAGATATCTCTGGATCGCGCTGGATTGGGAATCCTACATCTTGCATTACAATTCGGCATATCAGGCTTACTGTCGTTCAAATATCGCGTTTCATTGCCTGCATGCCACGAGTCCAGAATGTCGTCATACACTCCAAATGCGTAGTTCAGGTTACTGTACTTCTGAAGCCTGAATGTAAGGCCTATGAATGCATAAACAAGATTGGATTTGGAGTAAGGAAACGTACGGATCTATGGCTTCAGCAGCCGGCCCGGTGAGGTGTTCGCCGGTATACTCTGGTACCAATTTAACAAAACAAAGATCCTAATGCATATGTGCATTAAACAGATGGTGTGAAACGGTTCTCACCGCCGATATATTCCCCtgctttcatatttttgATCGCAAATGCGCCCAAACCGTACTTGCTGGGCATGATACGAAATCTCTGTTAAAATTTAGTCGCAAATTCTAAGAATCTAACAAGTTATGTTTACCAAGAACTTGCCCATTTGAATTTTTACGTTTTGGCACCTCCCTCGGCCCACGAAGGCAcctggacaaagaaattaCATTTCGTTCAGATCATCAGGTGCCAATGTAAACGTACCTCTAGGAGAAAAGCAAACCACTGCATCAAATATTTCAAGAGGTACCAACTTCGATGGAAGCTCACCTAGCATCGCATCCCAAGCACAGCTCTGGATCACACTCCATTCCCTCCCTCACACATTCACACTCGGATAGTTCATCACCTCCTGGAACACAAGGTCTCCATGCCGAAATTCCTGCTGACTTGGATTTGTTGTGACATTTGCACCCTTTCCGTCTTATCTTACCTTggcacaaaaaaaaagtaattTCAAGACTAACATCCACACCTGTCTGTTATGTACTTACATTTCAATGAGCAGCGGCATGATCTTTGGCACCGTTCCCTATTTCGGAAGCAAACACAGTTACTGAGACGATTGCAGGGACCTTGATGCGAACATGGTccagatctgagaagataagtCGTGAATTTTAAGCTGGTGTTGTTATCCTTTATGATGCTCACGGTTTAGTTTTTCTCGGATCGGCTGATGATATGTAAGTCAGCATCTAcagcaagaaagagagggcTAGACGAACCAAACGCGAAGGTTGGACGAGGCTCTGAATCTCTCTCTGGTTTGATATCATCATCCGGGAGAATATTAATTCGCTCAATGTACATCTAGTATAGTCTCAGAACAGTAAATGGTGTCTTCATAAGTTGGCGGTATACCTCAAAGCATGGCTTCCGACATATCACCGCCATGTCGCACGGAAACGTGTCCGGCGCAAGTTTAAGAACGCTTTCAAATAATGAACGTTCATCTTCAGTCCAATGATTGTTCTCCTATCAATAAGTTACCATAAACAAGTCAATAAGTAGTAGCACGTGGGACGGAGACACATACCTGGTCTGCGCTCAGGATATTGACAGTTTTGAAGCAGTTGACACCACATGCTTTACCTTTTCCTTGAAGCATCTTCGATCCCTTTACAGTGGCCTTGGGCGGAACAATGGGTTGAGGTTTGTCTGATCTTCAGGTCACTATACATATCCCCTTACTGTATTACCAGTAACTTGCCGTGTGCTTCGCAGAACAACATTGCGCAACTCAACCGAGGACAAAAGTCGGCCATACCACGAACTACTTCGTCATAGAATGTCGCGCTGTGATTGATGGTGTTTTCAGGGAAGATCTTTGAGGTACTTTGATCACCCAGGGCATTGTCTGAGCCGTCGTGTgacaaagaagaagagctgTCTTTGTCGCTAGCATCTCTATCTTGGGAAGGTACAAGAGTGCTCGTGCCGCCTGGCCATCGGAACGGGTCGCTGTTGGTATCATTAAACCCTGTACAACTAGATGCAAGTGACGCTCACCGGTGAGAAGCATGCCAGACCAAGCTCTCCTTGCTTTTCACCAACATTGCATGTTTGAACATGCCAAATTTATCTATCTCCTCATACGAGTATCCGTGGTCCATGTATAGACGCCGAGCGGCTTCAACCTCAATCATCTCACCTATTTTGAGTTATCGCATTGCCAATTGGCGCCCAAAATTGGGCACAAAGTCTACAGAAACAGAACACTCACGATCTGGATCGTCAAGATCAACCTGCCAAGCAAACACATCAAAGTCATCGAGGTAGTCAGGAAACCTTTTAAGGAACTCTGGTTCGTCTGCGTAGGGCAAAAACGGTGCGCGAGTGTCCATATCCGGGTTCAAAAGGCGGACGTTATGCGATAACGGTGTGCATGTCGTATATTTGGGATAGGGTTCGGGAATTGTAAAATTTGAGTCGTCCAGCACAGTGGGGTCCATTGGCCGCGTTGTAACGTGCATTGTGTGTCCGTCATCGCTTAAGTCAACGATTTGGCAGGTGTAGTTTGAGTTCGACGGGACATAGATCGGTGCCGAGATTGCAGGAGGATCCTGTTTGTGTCTACCAGGTCCGCCTCTAGACAAATTTTTCAATACAGATTTGCAGTATTGAGTTTCAAACTCATAAAACTCTGTCCACACGTCTTTGTATACCTTCAGAGCAATAGGACCGTGCTCCGCAAGCCACATTGGTTCAGTGACAATTTCCTCCTGATCGGTTTCATCGACAGCTGTTGCAGTATCGTCATCTGCAGTCTCATCTTCGTGGGCTCTAGATTCTTGGTTATAACTATCCTGCAAGATCATCACTATTCCAGAGCTAGACAGTTAGAGGGAAGCTGGCGAAAGGCACTAGTGATAACGAATCTATATCCTAGTAAACAAAGAAGCTCTTTATGTTCCCACTGTGACGGTGGAATCCGAACTTCAAGCTCAGCTGTCAATACTTGGATAATTCCGGCACCCCGGGATATATTTTGCTTAAAAGCGAATCACATATACCCCGCGTGTTTTATTCGCAGCTTTGGAGTAAAAAATGAGATCATACCGATTCAGTGTGTTTATATTTTGTGAACAGGAGACTTTTATGCTAAGAATGTCTATTTCTGAGGAAACCCTTTCTGTCCAGACACTTTCTCAAAATTTAAAGCATCACTTTGAGATCAACGTTCAGTGAAACTTCTTACTACTGTTTCCAAAAGCTATAATATTGGTATCTTAGCTCCTGTTGGCGATCCCATGGCGTGTGCAAAAAACAGGACTCAAGGTTGAAGTTACAGTCAACAACAAAGGAGCGGAATTTAAAATATTGATTTATAAGTCCTGCTGACTCAGAACCTTTGTAAGGTTGTGGCATATGCCGAATCGGCACGTCTGTTTCGAACCTTTTCGGTTTTTGCTCTTGCGTCACTTTGCATCCCGACCATCACAATCAGAAATGCTCCCTGCGCCACCAAACTTCGCATCCGGCTCGCATCTTCCTCAATTCTCTCTGCAAAACACTTTCGGCCCTGGGTCATCATACGGACCACATCCACAACCCGGATACCTCTCTCAGGCGCTGTTGCACGATCCACTGAATCAAGCAGCAGATCCCAACTCACCAGAGGTGTTCAAGGACAATATACAAATTGTACAGAATCATGTCCATCGTCTGCGTGATGCAGCGAAGCAGCTCCAAACGGCAATGTACGTCAAATGATCGCTTTTCTGGTTTGCATGAACAACTAGTTTCAGTTTGAGGCAATATCGTGACTTCTTACCGTACACCGTTCTAGTCAATTGGCGTATCAACCTGGATACTCGCCTGCATCCACTGAAGCTTATATCTCGACACTCAAAAATGAACTCGCTATGACGATTGAGATTCTTCGTAAATCCGGTGTTGGTGCTCTACCGTTCATACCCCCTTCCAACGACGACAATCCATGTCCTGTGCCCACAGAACAGGCCCTTTTGGAAAATAGAATGACGAGTGTCAGGGCGCTTCATGAAAAGCTGCAACGTAGCCAGGACAGTGCGGCGGTGGTTGCGAATTTGTTGACGACAGACCATATTGTGAGACCAGCAAAATGAAGTTTTTTAATGGATGAAGGCGTTCCACGCATAGGATGCGGCTTATCGGGAAATTGAAAGGGACTTGGTCGAAAATCAGAGCATCAATTTGAATTACTGGTTTCATCACATTGCAACCACTTTCATCAGCCAACATATCAACTAGTCACCAGTGACCCGTCAACGATGGGGCCATCGATGAAGGGACTCAGCATCGCAAGCTGGAATCAATGTTGATATTGCTTGTTGGATCAATGGTTACGATGGAATACGTTTGGCATGTTTAAAATTCTAGATAGTGGCGTTATGATGGCACCTCGAGAGGGATATACAAAGTGCTCCACTGTACTTTGTCTCGTCGAGTTATCAGGATTCAGGAGTGAATTCGTCGTTGTGGAGGGGACGAAAGTTGGAATGTAGCTAGCTGTGCATTACACTCTTCGGTGATACATCTTCAGTGATCTTTCTGCTGACGCGCGTCCTATTCAACGAAACCATTCAACTCTGAGAACATCGTACTACGCAAATGAGAGCAGACCACCTCTTGGATATATGTTCTTTCTCGTGATCCAAGTGGTGCCATCTCGAAAAGATTGGGGTTTTTTGCGGCTGTAGTTCGCTTTGCGCATGGTCTGACCAAGCATCTTCACATCGATATCTTAATTAAGCTCTAAATTCAACTACAGAGGTATAAAATAAACATCATGTACGGATACAAACATTGGCTAACGTGCTACAAAGTACAGTTACAGTGAATGAGTGTGGGGGTAGTGAAGTGTGTATGTGGAAATGAAGAGTCCAAATCGTATCATAAAAGTCCATCATGAAAGTTCGACCATGGCTGGAAATAGAATTAACATCCAACAAGGGGCGTAAAATCGTCCTCGAAGCTGCCGTCGGCCTGCAATCCAAGCCCCCGGCTCGCAAACGCGTTGAAGACCGTGCATTTGTGCGCGCCATTGTATCGGATAGTGTCCGCGAGGATCCAGGCGTCGCGGGCAGACACAACTGAATGGGAAATATCAAATATATATCATCACACATCCGAGTGAAGAAAATTAAACTCACAAGTGGGATTACAAGGCTGTAGCGACAGCGCATCCATGTACAAGCGCATGAATACGACATTGCCCTCGGGTGCGTCGGCGTTGGTAAGCTTGTCCGCCGCAAAACCGTGCTTGTCAACCAAGGCCGCGTAGACGTTGTGCAGCATGTTCGCCCAGACTTCACCGATTTCTAGGAGATGAATCAAATCCTTGTCAGTATCGTCTCATCAGTAGTAAGAAGGGGAAGAGGCGCGGAAATGGAAGGAGggggaagaaaaggaggtATATACGCACCGTGAACCTGGTTGCGCACTTTGAGTGCACTGTATGTGAGCGAATTGACATTCTTATCGACAGAGTATGGCGCAGTGCGGATTCCGCGGCGCAAACTGTTCGTAACATAGCCACCCATAACCATATCCACTGTCTTTTCAGAAGTCTGGAGCATCCAGCTTTAGGGGTAGAATGCAAAGAAATTGTCAGTGTTAATGATGGAACATGTAATTGAGGGACATACTCGGCCATGGCATCCCCCCATCCCTCACCCATACCACCAGACTCGAGTGTCTGCAAGCAACGCGCTGTGCCACCGCCTGTGAGTCGGGTAGTGATGCCGTGTGCGAGTTCGTGGATGAGGATATCGTTCTGAAGTGATCCATCGCGTTCAGGGGACTACCGTTTCGATATAAGAATACAAAGACACAAAACGATGAGATATGAGAAGACTTACCACAACATCCCATGTGAACATACGACATACACCATTCTGACCACTACATCAAAAGATATTTGGATAAACAACCTAGTTATGCCCaccaaaggaaaagaaaaacacataCTCAGGCGGCGTTGCAAAATTTGCATTATTCTTCCCTGATGCGTCCTGCACCGATAGAAGAACGCGATCATTTTCTTTGCCTCCCTTGCCAAAGTTATTCAGCTGGAAATTGAACTTCTCCTCGGTGAACCCATAGCGGTAGGCAAAATCGTGCACGGCGTTAGCCACGAAGAAGGCATTAGTTTGCGCTGCGACGGCATTGGCCGGAAGTGAGGGATCGAAGGTATCATTATAGAAGCTGAAGAAGGATGGCCCAGCGCTTGTCTGCCGTTGGACGCGATCACCTTTGAAGACAATGACGTTGTTGCCTCTGTGAGCGAGCGGCTGTGTTAGATCCGGATTATATTTAGAAAGGCACGGGCGCTTACGATGTGGAAGTAGAGTTGGCGAAGCCGATGCTATGCCAACCAAAAGGGGACGCGCCTAAATCCTCTGGGTTCTCAAGCAGTTCCTGTCCATCGAGGAAACTTTGTTTGGTGAGCGGAAGCGCGACATACTTTTAAGCATTACCGATTATTAGacaccagaatctgaatcATATCAAGAAAACTTACGGAGGCGTCGCTGACGAAGTCTGTCACGCTCACGAGCTCTCCAGAGTGAGCGTCAATGTATGCCTCATACCACGCGCCAGTATCTTCATTTTGAATCTGAACAACGTGCACGAGGGATACAGAGCCATCGCTCTGCGCAAGGTATTCCAGGGTTGTGTTCCAACCGTTGTATGTTCCTTCGAGGATGGTTTCAACCCTAGGGAGGACAGAGCGCCAGGAAACCGTGGGTGTAGACGGTGCGATCTTGGCTAGAATCAATGAGTGGCTGGGCATTAACAACATAAACTGGGGAAAGtttcgtaccggatttgatGTCAATGAAGGATGTGGAATAGGATACGACCTTGTCGTCATTGAACCCTATGCTGGCTACAGCGTTTGCCAGAGGTACTCCATTCTGTGAAGAAAAACATTATCAGAAAATGTTAATTCCATTGTGGACGATGCAAGCACGAACGATGGCCTGTTTCATGTATGCTACACGTGTCGATCCCGAGGTAAATCCCGAACCCCACGCCGCCTTGTCGGAGCTGATGCCTTGTGTATTGAGGTAGTCAAAGGCAGAGTCCCTCAACGACGCAGGACCAACGGATCGACTTTTGATTGTGACCCCATCCTCACCGAAAACCTGTAATCCAAGAGAAAAACAGATAAATTGGGATATCACGAAAAAAATGATGGTCAACGTACATTAAATGATGACTTGGGGTGATAGCTCTCGAGCTTGAGAGCGCGCTTTCCGATGTACCTGGTCATATGGGTAGCATGACGAGTATACTCTGGGAAAGGCGCAGCTTCGACATATGATGTAGCAAGAATAGCAGCagtgatgaaagaaatgaaCGACTTGGAAAAAGCAACCATTATCAAAACAGTTGAACGTTATGTGTCTGTGTCGGTGTGTGGATTAGAATAGACTAAATGCTCCAAAAAAAGGAAGGTCGTAAAAAGGAGTCGTAGAAGTGTTATGGAGAAGTTAAGAATAGGAAATAGGGAAACAAAGAGAGAAAGTACTGCCATTAATTTTTAGCACAGTTTTATATCCTCATGTACAATAAGAAAACATTCCTGGAAACCCCGGCCCTTGGGGAAACGACAGGTATCCAAGTCATCCATGATGGCCTCGTCAAAGGGCAGACAGGCGTAAGTTCGAAGGCATGTCTTTCAAGAAAGACAATAGCAAGACAATGGGTTGGACAATGGCAATGAAGTGGTTAAGAGAAAGCAACAATTATGGTGTCCCTTGGCAGTGGTAACGCCAAGAGACATGAGCAGTCGGCCCAGTCGGAGGATTGTGATCGGGCCGCGATGTAGGAAGTTTACTagtttaggtttaggtttaaGCGGAGTTTGACTTTCAACTCagatctcaagaagctctCCAATTGAAAAAGATATGGTATGTACTGGATATATCTAGTTCTCCTTCCATCCAGCCATAGAGGGGTGAAGGATGTGTATAGTAGTTCCAAAAGCGAAAAGAATGTGCAACTAAGTGCTATGAAGTAAAACCGTTAGCCAGCGTACATTATGACGTGCCTAGCATCCATCCGGGAGAGTGGCGTCGTCGGTGAAGGCGGAGCTGGCCCTAATACCTAAACCGCGACTTGCAAAGGCTCTTGCGACCGTGCACTTGTTCGCGCCTCCGAAGCGGTTCTGGTCAGCCTGAAGCCAAGCATCACGGGCTTCGATGACTAGGAACAGAGAAAGTGCATTAATAACAATGTACCATCACCCTAATAAATCAAAGCTTACAAGTAGGATTACAAGGCTGTAGTGACAGGGCATCCATAAACAAGCGCATGAATACAATGTTTCCCTCGGGCCCGTCAGGGTTTGTCAGCTTGTCAGCAGAGAATCCCTTCTCGGCGACCAAAGCCGCGTAGACATTGTGAAGCATGTTCGCCCAGACCTCACCGATCTCGTGTACCTGGTTGAGGTTGCGAAGGCTAGCGTAGGTGAGCGGGTTCGTGGCCTTGCTGGTTGAGTAAGGAGCAGAGCGGATACCACGCGCGTCGCCGGTGACGTACGCACCAACAGCAAAGTTGGTGGTTTGAGCGGATTTCTGTGCCATCCAACTAAGTAGAATACGACTGTGAGATGAGAATTTACAGAAAAGAGGGATTGAAAGTACTTCGCCATGGCATCTCCCCATCCTTCACCGAGTCCTCCGGATTCCAGGGTCTGTAAACATCTGCCAGTTCCGCCACCAGTCATGCGGTTAGTGATGCCGTGAGTGAGCTCatggatgatgatgtcgtTCTCCAAAGATCCATCACGGTTGACTGGCTGGGCGGATTATAAGTAATGAAAAATAACCATAATCAGATTAAAAAAAGCCTACAGGTGTAAGATTCCAGATAAACATGCGGCAAATACCCGACTGGCCGCTGAattcatatcacaaaatgtaGTTCAGAATCCACGGCAAattggaaagaaaa contains:
- a CDS encoding Protein rds1, with protein sequence MKLAVSLEALALLVSSAMQAVSGATLASSALSIISTATNPSLTSQLSSATESATPPARTSIFTSVGFPTPVSSSIVPPESGKPDPLAPPGGLNTNGTLPFYHPLSDFDFQSLNLALNQEWIELDLFHHGLAQFSDEEFAAAGINAEERALIAYMGNQEIGHARLIQNMLGPNNSAKPCTYQYPFTTVREFLDFSQQVTRWGEAGTIGFIPHLNSRDSAQMLLQTVTTEARQQMAFRQLEGLFPMPVDFQTGITQSMTWTLLAPHLVSCPAENPRINWQNFPALNVTNAPDPTPLFNNTSVGADNSTSSGNDTTPAITHNSTNPLSFPGREVFLSWELPGKTVGPNNSYNTTTAAGPAKFAAWISQLNTTYTLLTDVNGTTAKTTQPSGFVLGDGTSPIFNGTLFILVTDANVTVTPSNVTAINPHIVAGPAVYTAG
- a CDS encoding Histone-lysine N-methyltransferase MEDEA, which encodes MPSKYGLGAFAIKNMKAGEYIGEYTGEHLTGPAAEAIDPLQKYSNLNYAFGVYDDILDSWHAGNETRYLNDSKPDMPNCNARLMIVDFAPRIVIETLTNVAAGEELTLGYGDDYWINKIQKEPEQSSEKETGGNHEEISDRSDMSE
- a CDS encoding Extracellular metalloproteinase MEP, with the translated sequence MVAFSKSFISFITAAILATSYVEAAPFPEYTRHATHMTRYIGKRALKLESYHPKSSFNVFGEDGVTIKSRSVGPASLRDSAFDYLNTQGISSDKAAWGSGFTSGSTRVAYMKQAINGVPLANAVASIGFNDDKVVSYSTSFIDIKSAKIAPSTPTVSWRSVLPRVETILEGTYNGWNTTLEYLAQSDGSVSLVHVVQIQNEDTGAWYEAYIDAHSGELVSVTDFVSDASYVALPLTKQSFLDGQELLENPEDLGASPFGWHSIGFANSTSTSGNNVIVFKGDRVQRQTSAGPSFFSFYNDTFDPSLPANAVAAQTNAFFVANAVHDFAYRYGFTEEKFNFQLNNFGKGGKENDRVLLSVQDASGKNNANFATPPDGQNGVCRMFTWDVVSPERDGSLQNDILIHELAHGITTRLTGGGTARCLQTLESGGMGEGWGDAMADWMLQTSEKTVDMVMGGYVTNSLRRGIRTAPYSVDKNVNSLTYSALKVRNQVHEIGEVWANMLHNVYAALVDKHGFAADKLTNADAPEGNVVFMRLYMDALSLQPCNPTFVSARDAWILADTIRYNGAHKCTVFNAFASRGLGLQADGSFEDDFTPLVGC